The Papaver somniferum cultivar HN1 chromosome 6, ASM357369v1, whole genome shotgun sequence genome segment TCTGTTAAATCCTATGATTTTCATTAGAATTTTGGTTTATTTCAACATGCATGTATATTTAGAAGAACAGAGAAAACTTATCATCAAGTAGATCTCTCTACATTTGATCATGATGTTTCAGAATTTTTCAGTTACAGTCTCTAAACTCtgtgttgtttgttttttgtttgacAGAATCAAGAGTTATCATTTTCAAACTAAGATAGGCAGAAAACTTGCTGGTTTTGGGTTTGATTCCTAAAAGAAGAGGAGATTACAAAGAAAGGGTTATAAAATGGAGAGCAGGATTTTGCAGCCATATGATAAAGAATGCATGAAGATGGCTATGCTAAAACATGAAGAAACATTTAAAGAACAGGTAAATAATTTTTTTCGAAGTATTTTTCACCATGTAATTTTTCTCTATTTGAGTATTTTCAATTTTCAAGACTAGTTTTGGAAAATTCTAAGTATGGGGAGTGATTTTTCTGCAGGTATATGAACTTCATCGTTTATACCGAATTCAAAAGATGTTAATGAACAACTTGAAAACCAGCCAAGCTCAGGGTTATAATGCCAACTATGCTACTTATGATCATGAACAACAAAAGCCAAGACGGAAACTTGATTTAGAACGTCCAGCTGAAGAGTATATTATGAATGAAGCAGGTGGAAATAAAAACAACGGAATGTTAGAAACTGAAGATGAGAATGATATTGAATTGACATTAGGATTAGGCCCAACAAGTTTTCGACAACAACAACGTAAGAGCAAGGATGATACATCTTTGAATTCGGAAACCGGACCAAGTTTTTCCTCATCTTCTAACGAATCAAGCTATGTCCAGAGGCGAAATACTAACAACAATACACGTAAACGAGGAGATAACCGCGACGAACAGTTCAGTGCAGGCAACAAATGGGGTGGACTCATAAACAACTGTGATGTTGATGAACAATTGAGACAAGAAAGACAAAAACAATCTCCTTGGCTATTTAGAGTTATGAGTCTAAACATGACCTGAAAATGAATTCAAATCTCCTCCTCCTCTGTTAGAGTTCTTTAGTTTGATCATCTTCCCCATGGGTTTGGATTTCTTCATCTACTAACTCATGGAATCTGTCTACTGTGTGATAACTTTTCTCTTCTAGATTTCAGTTTTTAATACCCTGCTTTCTCTTCTTTACATTTCCTAGCCCATTTTATAAAGCTAGCTAATTTTACCAAAGCCCATGGAATCAAATTTGATTATGAAGGTCTCTGAAAATGCTAACTTCGACAGACATTTTTGGTGTTCATTTGggacttcttttttgtttttcctttgaaGCATTTCTAGTGACATTGTAAAGAACAACATGAATGAACTTCTTATGTTTTGTTATTACAATTTGATATTTATCACCAAGAGTAGTTTAGAGAATTCAATAGACATTTTCTGTGAAAATTTAGCACAaacagcaggcagcagcagtagaaacACCAATTTCAGTACATGATTGATTTTCTTTTGGTGCAAGAATGACAGTAATATACACAAAATGAGAATACCTGGTCTCTTTGTAATTCAAACTGTAATCGCAAACAAATTGCAGCAGTATATTTGATATAGTATAAGGTAAAGACGGAGAAGAAGAATCAAGAgatggaatgtcttcgatctttGGCGGGTCTTGTCCGGGAAGGAGGCTTCAATATATCAGCACGAACAAGACGGCCGAGTTTTTTAGACACGTTAtttatgaatgattttttaggcaaTGGTGGCTTATTGCTAGATTGTGGTGGAGTGCTCATTGCTGATGCAGAGTCTCCTCCTGTCTGTCTCTCAGATTCTTTCAATCGCATTTTCAACTTGGCTAGCTCAAGTTTTAGTTGGTCGTTTTCTTTTTGTAACCTTGAAAGTTCATCAGAGGGTTGGTGGTTATCTGCAGAGTATATGTGCACTTTGCGCGGTTGAGCCGGAGATTCCCCACCCATTCGTGAAGCCGGAGATTCCCCACCCATGCCCTCTCGTAGACGTTGCTGCTCGTAGTAAAGCACTTGAACCACAGTTTGCACAGGAAGCCGTTCATTTTGAGCTGCATGGGCGCATGCTCCTCGCGATAGCTTTTGGCAGTCCATTAAGCTGCAAACTTTCTTTCTCTCCATGTCACTCAGGGTAGGATGAGCCTGGAACAGCATAAAAGGATTTGAAATGTCAGATGCTACTGGGTACTGATTATGAGCCAATTTTATATTACCTTCACATAGATATTACCTTCAAATAGATATCTACGGCTCTGTAAATTCCATCCTCGGTTATTCTTGCTTGCTCGGGGATTAGTTCTGCTAGGCTGATG includes the following:
- the LOC113288608 gene encoding uncharacterized protein LOC113288608 encodes the protein MESRILQPYDKECMKMAMLKHEETFKEQVYELHRLYRIQKMLMNNLKTSQAQGYNANYATYDHEQQKPRRKLDLERPAEEYIMNEAGGNKNNGMLETEDENDIELTLGLGPTSFRQQQRKSKDDTSLNSETGPSFSSSSNESSYVQRRNTNNNTRKRGDNRDEQFSAGNKWGGLINNCDVDEQLRQERQKQSPWLFRVMSLNMT